One Euphorbia lathyris chromosome 1, ddEupLath1.1, whole genome shotgun sequence DNA segment encodes these proteins:
- the LOC136208330 gene encoding LRR receptor-like serine/threonine-protein kinase RPK2, with amino-acid sequence MASFPFSSSLINWHSFNNFKLLFLFSLLSLSFNGLVFCDSDKSVLLEFKNSVSDSSGLLSTWNLINSNHCYWKGVLCDKDSRVVSLNISGHAVNSFRGKKSENENPFFCSGSVRYPLYGFGIRRDCKADASVGNLVGKLLPVIARLTELRVLSLPFNGFRGEIPAEIWGMEKLEVLDLEGNLVTGSLPISFAGLRRLRVLNLGFNSMEGEIPNSLSHCTNLDILNLAGNRINGTIPAFIGGFRGVYLSLNQLGGAVPSEIGENCEKLEHLDLSGNFFVGGIPSSLSNCGRLRTLLLYSNLFEEVIPPNFGMLGKLEVLDVSRNSLSGSIPRELGNCSALSVLVLSNSFDPYQDVNNSRGDYLLDQTANEDFNFFQGGIPLEIMTLPSLKMLWAPGATLEGTLQSNWGACDKLEVVNLARNFFSGEIPRDFSLCGKLWYLDLSSNRLKGELIEELPVPCMTVFDVSGNSLSGSIPNFYNSGCQPVPSIKGYPSGTYDPSSAYLSLFANKAQAGKAVLSLAQDGEIVVLHNFGGNNFTGSLQAMPIAHERLGKQTAYAFLAEDNKLAGSFPGTLFTKCDDLSKMILNVSNNKMSGQIPVDFGTMCRSLKLLDASSNQIIGVIPPSIGKLVSLVSLNLSWNLLQGQIPTSLSQMKSLKYLSLAGNKINGTIPFRLGELRSLEVLDLSSNMFSGEIPNNLVKLINLTALLLNDNKLSGQIPSGLANVTMLSAFNVSFNNLSGPLPLSNNLMKCSSVLGNPYLRPCPVFSLTVPTPDPGSAAQSQGYPVSPPTQSQKSGTSGFNSIEIASIASASAIVSVLLALIVLFFYTRKWSPRSKIMGSTRKEVTVFTDIGVPITFENVVRATASFNASNCIGNGGFGATYKAEVSPGVLVAIKRLAVGRCQGMQQFHAEIKTLGRLHHPNLVTLIGYHASETEMFLIYNYLPGGNLEKFIQERPTRAVDWRVLHKIALDIARALAYLHDQCVPRVLHRDVKPSNILLDDDFNAYLSDFGLARLLGTSETHATTGVAGTFGYVAPEYAMTCRVSDKADVYSYGVVLLELLSDKKALDPSFSSYGNGFNIVAWACMLLKQGRAKEFFTAGLWDAGPHDDLVEVLHLAVVCTVDSLSTRPTMKQVVRRLKQLQPPSC; translated from the coding sequence ATGGcttcctttcctttttcttcttcgcTTATCAACTGGCATTCTTTCAACAACTTCAAGTtattatttctgttttcgcTACTCTCTCTTTCGTTCAATGGCTTAGTTTTCTGTGATTCAGACAAATCGGTGCTGCTAGAGTTCAAGAACTCGGTTTCTGACTCCTCGGGGCTGCTCTCCACCTGGAATCTCATCAACTCCAACCACTGTTATTGGAAGGGCGTCTTGTGCGACAAGGATTCTCGTGTCGTCTCCCTCAACATCTCTGGACATGCTGTCAACAGCTTTAGAGGTAAGAAAAGTGAAAACGAAAACCCTTTCTTTTGTTCTGGTTCTGTTCGGTACCCGCTTTATGGGTTTGGAATTAGGAGAGACTGTAAGGCTGATGCTAGTGTTGGTAACTTGGTGGGCAAGTTGTTACCTGTGATTGCCAGGTTAACTGAACTTAGGGTCTTATCATTGCCTTTTAATGGGTTTCGTGGGGAGATTCCTGCTGAAATTTGGGGTATGGAGAAGTTAGAGGTTCTTGATCTGGAGGGAAATTTGGTGACTGGGTCATTGCCAATTTCCTTTGCTGGCTTAAGGAGATTGCGAGTCCTTAATTTAGGGTTTAACAGTATGGAAGGAGAAATCCCCAATTCGCTTTCTCATTGTACTAATTTAGATATTTTGAACTTAGCTGGTAACCGCATTAACGGGACAATACCTGCGTTTATTGGTGGGTTTAGAGGCGTGTATTTGTCCTTGAATCAACTTGGCGGGGCAGTACCTAGTGAAATAGGAGAAAATTGTGAGAAGCTTGAACACTTGGATTTATCTGGTAATTTCTTTGTTGGAGGCATTCCTAGTAGTCTAAGTAATTGTGGTCGTTTGAGGACATTGTTGCTGTATTCAAACTTGTTTGAAGAAGTTATTCCACCTAACTTTGGCATGCTGGGAAAGCTTGAAGTGCTGGACGTATCAAGAAATAGTCTTAGTGGCTCGATTCCTCGGGAGCTCGGAAATTGCTCTGCTTTGTCTGTGCTTGTGCTTTCAAATTCCTTTGATCCGTATCAGGATGTTAACAACTCGAGAGGGGACTACTTGTTAGATCAAACTGCCAATGAAGATTTTAACTTTTTCCAGGGTGGAATTCCTTTGGAAATTATGACTCTTCCAAGTCTGAAGATGTTGTGGGCGCCAGGTGCAACTCTAGAGGGAACCTTGCAGAGTAACTGGGGTGCTTGTGATAAGTTGGAGGTAGTCAATTTGGCTCGGAACTTTTTCAGTGGAGAAATTCCTCGGGACTTCAGTCTCTGTGGTAAGCTCTGGTATCTGGACTTAAGCTCTAATAGGCTTAAGGGAGAGCTTATTGAGGAGCTTCCGGTTCCTTGTATGACTGTGTTTGATGTTAGCGGAAATTCCTTGTCTGGATCAATCCCCAATTTCTACAACAGTGGTTGCCAACCagttccttctataaaagggtATCCTTCTGGCACTTATGATCCATCATCTGCTTACCTGTCGCTTTTTGCAAACAAAGCTCAAGCTGGAAAGGCAGTACTGTCACTCGCACAAGATGGTGAAATTGTAGTCCTTCATAATTTTGGGGGCAATAATTTTACTGGTTCGCTCCAAGCCATGCCTATTGCACATGAAAGATTGGGAAAGCAAACTGCTTATGCATTTTTAGCTGAAGACAACAAGCTCGCTGGGTCATTTCCGGGGACTTTGTTTACGAAGTGTGATGATTTGAGCAAAATGATTCTTAATGTTAGTAACAACAAAATGTCTGGTCAGATTCCAGTTGATTTTGGTACGATGTGCAGATCTCTCAAGCTTCTAGATGCATCTAGTAATCAGATTATTGGGGTCATTCCCCCTAGTATTGGCAAACTGGTGTCTCTCGTATCTCTTAACTTGAGTTGGAACCTTTTGCAAGGCCAGATTCCTACCAGTCTCAGTCAAATGAAGAGCCTGAAGTACCTTTCCTTGGCTGGCAACAAAATAAATGGTACTATCCCTTTTAGGTTGGGTGAGTTGCGGTCTTTGGAAGTGCTGGATCTTTCTTCGAACATGTTTTCGGGTGAGATTCCAAACAATCTTGTGAAGCTGATAAACCTGACTGCTCTTCTACTCAATGATAATAAGCTCTCTGGGCAGATTCCATCTGGTTTGGCTAATGTGACTATGCTTTCAGCATTCAATGTTTCCTTCAATAACCTATCTGGCCCGTTGCCCCTGAGTAACAATTTAATGAAATGCAGTAGTGTTCTTGGAAATCCTTATCTCCGTCCTTGCCCTGTGTTCTCCTTAACAGTGCCTACTCCAGATCCAGGAAGTGCTGCACAGTCACAAGGCTATCCTGTTTCACCCCCAACCCAGAGTCAAAAAAGTGGGACCAGTGGTTTCAATTCGATTGAGATAGCATCAATAGCATCTGCATCTGCCATCGTTTCAGTTCTGTTGGCGCTTATTGTCCTATTCTTCTACACCAGAAAGTGGAGTCCCAGGTCCAAAATTATGGGATCTACCAGAAAAGAAGTAACAGTCTTTACAGATATTGGAGTTCCCATAACATTTGAGAATGTTGTGCGGGCCACTGCAAGCTTCAATGCAAGCAACTGCATTGGCAATGGAGGTTTTGGGGCTACATACAAGGCGGAAGTATCTCCTGGAGTTCTCGTGGCAATTAAACGGCTTGCAGTTGGACGGTGCCAGGGTATGCAGCAATTTCATGCTGAAATTAAAACCCTTGGAAGGCTCCACCATCCAAATCTTGTGACATTGATTGGTTATCATGCTAGtgaaacagaaatgttcctGATTTATAACTATCTGCCTGGCGGCAATTTGGAGAAGTTTATCCAAGAAAGGCCTACCAGGGCTGTGGATTGGAGGGTACTTCACAAGATCGCTTTGGACATAGCTCGTGCCCTTGCTTACCTTCATGATCAGTGTGTACCTCGTGTACTACATCGAGATGTGAAGCCAAGCAACATCCTTCTCGATGATGATTTCAATGCATATTTATCCGACTTCGGGTTGGCCAGGCTTCTGGGAACTTCTGAAACACATGCTACTACAGGTGTGGCAGGAACTTTCGGGTATGTTGCCCCAGAATATGCAATGACTTGCCGGGTTTCAGATAAGGCAGATGTTTACAGTTATGGGGTTGTGCTTCTGGAGTTACTTTCAGATAAGAAAGCATTGGATCCATCATTTTCGTCATATGGGAATGGTTTCAACATAGTAGCGTGGGCGTGCATGCTCCTGAAACAAGGGAGAGCGAAGGAGTTCTTTACGGCTGGGTTATGGGATGCAGGTCCACATGATGATTTGGTAGAGGTTCTACATTTGGCAGTTGTATGCACAGTAGACTCGCTATCGACAAGACCTACAATGAAGCAAGTAGTAAGAAGGTTGAAGCAACTACAACCGCCGTCATGCTAG
- the LOC136208318 gene encoding ninja-family protein AFP3-like, with translation MAQADGPRKLKHGNSFNFRVYDETQSGEEGEEDIELSLGLSLNGRFGVDPRANKKLCRSSSIPDFLTPTRENGTAFALPFMSSSNLVRTSSLPTETDEQWRQRKEMQMLRRMEAKRKRSEKQRNMKAVKDRIRDLGEDSCDESKKENGSTSHNQNSNGSFGAGSEEGLLPKSKAPSSQGSIGSQRSASGTSESESNPLQGMNKCSIEARSPVSVQSLSECEQKYTVTPNSTTDRKSQSPLTSTMENSGSIKPTVTNGAKETKKNMLEDMPCVSTKGDGPNGRRIEGFLYQYKKGEEVRIVCVCHGSFLSPAEFVKHAGGGDVAHPLKHIVVNPYPVL, from the exons ATGGCCCAAGCAGATGGACCTCGAAAATTAAAACATGGGAACAGTTTCAATTTCAGAGTTTATGACGAAACACAATCaggagaagaaggagaagaagatataGAGCTAAGCCTGGGACTCTCTTTGAATGGAAGGTTTGGGGTAGACCCAAGAGCAAACAAGAAGCTTTGTAGATCATCTTCAATTCCAGATTTTCTTACCCCAACAAGAGAAAACGGCACCGCTTTTGCTCTTCCTTTTATGAGTAGTAGTAATCTTGTAAGGACTTCATCTCTTCCAACAGAAACAGATGAGCAATGGAGGCAAAGAAAGGAGATGCAGATGCTAAGGAGAATGGAGGCTAAAAGGAAACGTTCAGAGAAACAAAGGAATATGAAGGCAGTTAAGGATAGAATTAGGGATTTAGGGGAAGATAGCTGTGATGAATCTAAGAAAGAAAATGGCAGTACTAGCCATAATCAGAATTCAAATGGTTCGTTTGGAGCTGGTTCAGAAGAAGGGCTCTTACCAAAATCAAAGGCACCATCTTCACAAGGATCGATTGGATCACAGAGAAGTGCATCTGGGACATCAGAATCTGAGAGCAATCCTCTTCAAG GAATGAACAAGTGCAGCATCGAGGCAAGAAGTCCGGTGAGCGTTCAGTCCTTGTCAGAATGTGAGCAGAAATACACAGTGACCCCAAATTCAACAACAGATAGAAAGTCACAAAGTCCTCTCACTTCTACAATGGAAAATAGCGGATCAATCAAACCTACAGTCACGAATGGAGCTAAAGAGACGAAGAAGAATATGCTGGAAGATATGCCGTGTGTTTCAACAAAGGGAGATGGCCCGAACGGAAGAAGAATAGAAGGTTTTCTTTACCAgtataagaaaggggaggaggTGAGAATAGTTTGCGTATGCCATGGGAGCTTTCTCTCCCCAGCTGAATTTGTGAAACATGCTGGTGGAGGAGATGTAGCACATCCCCTTAAGCATATTGTGGTTAACCCTTATCCTGttctttaa